The genomic DNA GGTCCAGCAGCGGCACGAGGTGCAGCGCGGGCACGGCGTCCGCGACGGCCACCGTCGTGGCACCGGCCAGCAGGCCGAGGACCAGGGCGTACGGGTCGTCACCGTCGACCCAGTCCACGACGGACAGCTCCACGCCCGCATCGCCGAGGCCGGGCACCGCGGAGTCCCCCAGGATCGCGAGCTCGAGCCGCGGGACCACCAGGCCGAAGCCGGCATCGGTGATCACGAGTGCCGTCAGCCGCTCGAAGGACTCGCTGACGATCCCGGTCAGATATGCGAGATCGGGTCCGGGCGTGATGACGAGCGGAGTCCCCGCATCGGTCGCGAGCTGCCGGGCTCGGGTGAGACGGGTCGCGTACACCGAGGCGGGAAAGGAGTGGGGGTTACTCATGATCCGATTGTGACACGATGATTCCCGTGACGAACGACGCGAGCCCACTGATGCTGCTCGACTCCGCGGGCCTCTGGTTCCGGGCCTTCTACGCGATCCCCGACAAGGTCAAGGCCGCCGACGGCCGTTCGGTGAACGCGCTGCGCGGCTTCCTCGACATGACCTCACAGCTCATCACCACGCACCGCCCGGGGCGCCTGGTGGCGTGTCTCGACCTGGACTGGCGCCCCGCCTTCCGGGTGGAGCTGCTGCCCACCTACAAGACGCACCGGGTCGCCGAGGACGGCGACGGGAGCGCCGAGGAGGTGCCCGACACGCTCTCGCCGCAGGTCGACATGATCCTCGAGGTGCTCGATGCGGTCGGGATCGCGACGGGCGGCGCCGTGGGGCTCGAGGCGGACGACGTCCTCGGCACGCTGGCCGCGCGCGAGCGCACCGACCCGGTCATCGTCGTCTCGGGTGACCGCGACCTGCTGCAGGTGGCCGATGACGCCGCTCCCGGCGTGCGCTGCCTGTACATCGGCCGGGGCATCGCCAAGGCGGAGATGTTCGGGCCGGCCGAGGTCGCCGAGAGGTACGGGCTGCCGCTCGACCGCGCCGGAAAGGCGTACGCCGAACTCGCCCTGCTGCGGGGCGATCCGTCCGACGGACTTCCCGGCGTCCCCGGGATCGGCGAGAAGACGGCCTCCAAACTGCTCCTGCAGTACGGCTCGCTCGCGGCGATCCGCGAGGCCGCCGCGGCGACGCCGTCGCCGCTGGCTGCGCGAGCCGCGGCGTCGATCACGGCGTCGGCGGACTACCTGGACGCCGCATGGGACGTGGTGTGGGTGCAGCGCGACGCCGATGTCGCGCTGTCGGGATCGGACGCGCTGCCCCGCGAAGCACGCGATCCGCAGCGCCTGGCCGAGCTGGCCGAGGAACTGCGGATCGGGGCGCAGGTGGACCGCTTGCTGTCCGCTCTCGCGGGCTGACGGGACGGCCCGCGGCGGCGTACGCCGCGGGCCCCGGCATCAGGAGGGCGCGCCCACCTGGTACTTGCCGCTGTCGTCGAGCACCTTGACCTGCACGGTCTTGTCCTTGCCGCCGATCGAGGCGGTGCAGGTGAACGTCTCACCGGCCTTGACCTTAACGCCGTCGGTCTTGCAGTTCACGTCCTTGGTGTCGGTCTCGTTGTAGCTGTCCTTGAGCACCTTCGTGACGCCCTCGTTGACCTTGGCGTTGTCGAACTTCTTGCTGAAGAACGCGCCCGAAAGCCACCCCACGAGCACGACGATCGCCACGATCAGGATGATCGCCCCGGCGGCGATGCCCACGATGAGGCCGGTCTTCGACTTCTTCGGGGCCCCCAACCCCGGCTGGCCGAACTGCTGCCCGAACTGCTGGCCCGCGAACTGTGCCGGCTGACCGGGCTGCTGCCCGAACTGGTCCTGGCCGAACTGCGGCGGCTGCGGCTGCTGGTAGCCGCCGTACTGCGGGCCCTGCGGGCCCTGCGGCTGCGGCTGGCCCCACTGGCCCTGGTACTGGGGCGAGATCTGGGTCTGGTCACCCGCCGGCGCGCCGAAGCCCTGCTGTCCGTACTGCGGTGCGATCTGGGTCTGATCCTGCGGAGGCTGCTGGCCCGGTTGCTGCCAACCCTGCTGCCCCCACTGGTTCGGATCCTGCGGGTTGCTCATGAGTCCACTCCTCCCCTGTCGCCCGCCGACGGCCGACGACGTACGCCTCTTCGGTCAAGATACCCGATCATCAACCCGATTCCGCGACCACGCCGCGCCGGACCGCGGCGATCGCGGCGGTGGCGACGGTGGCGAGGCCGGGCCGGGTGTCGAACGAGGTCTGTTTGATCTGATCGAGCAGGTCGATCACCTGCCGGCACCAGCGCACGAAGTCGCCCGCGGGCAGCGGCCTGCCGCGCTCACCCGCGGCGAGCAGCACGGCCGCGAGGGTCCCGCCCGACGCCCACTGGTGCATCGGGGCCACGAAGCCGATATCGGGCTCGCGGCTGGGTTCGAGGCGATGAGCCGCCTCGGCGGCGACGATGTCGGTCCACCGGTCGGCGACGTCGCGGAGCGCGGAGCGCAC from Tsukamurella paurometabola includes the following:
- a CDS encoding DUF4333 domain-containing protein; the encoded protein is MSNPQDPNQWGQQGWQQPGQQPPQDQTQIAPQYGQQGFGAPAGDQTQISPQYQGQWGQPQPQGPQGPQYGGYQQPQPPQFGQDQFGQQPGQPAQFAGQQFGQQFGQPGLGAPKKSKTGLIVGIAAGAIILIVAIVVLVGWLSGAFFSKKFDNAKVNEGVTKVLKDSYNETDTKDVNCKTDGVKVKAGETFTCTASIGGKDKTVQVKVLDDSGKYQVGAPS
- a CDS encoding 5'-3' exonuclease yields the protein MIPVTNDASPLMLLDSAGLWFRAFYAIPDKVKAADGRSVNALRGFLDMTSQLITTHRPGRLVACLDLDWRPAFRVELLPTYKTHRVAEDGDGSAEEVPDTLSPQVDMILEVLDAVGIATGGAVGLEADDVLGTLAARERTDPVIVVSGDRDLLQVADDAAPGVRCLYIGRGIAKAEMFGPAEVAERYGLPLDRAGKAYAELALLRGDPSDGLPGVPGIGEKTASKLLLQYGSLAAIREAAAATPSPLAARAAASITASADYLDAAWDVVWVQRDADVALSGSDALPREARDPQRLAELAEELRIGAQVDRLLSALAG